One genomic region from Streptomyces venezuelae encodes:
- a CDS encoding cupin domain-containing protein — protein sequence MSLIHPSYPAPRYFGEKGEVTARFRPADSEPEFVSEPGGTAYHYLSTTQATDGEYGLYRVEMGPEAGGPSTHFHKAMSEAFFVLAGSVRLFDGERWITARSGDHLYVPVGGLHAFRNDSAEPASMLMLFAPGAPREEYFESISRLADLSDAERVEFCERHDSFFV from the coding sequence ATGTCCCTCATCCACCCCTCCTACCCCGCCCCCCGCTACTTCGGCGAGAAGGGCGAGGTCACCGCGCGCTTCCGGCCCGCCGACTCCGAGCCCGAGTTCGTGTCGGAGCCCGGCGGCACCGCGTACCACTACCTGTCCACCACCCAGGCCACCGACGGCGAGTACGGGCTGTACCGCGTGGAGATGGGCCCCGAGGCCGGCGGTCCGAGCACGCACTTCCACAAGGCGATGTCGGAGGCGTTCTTCGTGCTCGCCGGCAGCGTCCGGCTCTTCGACGGGGAGCGGTGGATCACCGCGCGCTCCGGCGACCACCTCTACGTCCCCGTCGGCGGGCTGCACGCCTTCCGCAACGACTCCGCCGAGCCGGCCTCGATGCTGATGCTGTTCGCCCCGGGCGCGCCCCGCGAGGAGTACTTCGAGTCGATCAGCCGGCTGGCGGACCTCAGCGACGCGGAAAGGGTGGAGTTCTGCGAGCGCCACGACAGCTTCTTCGTCTGA
- a CDS encoding amino acid permease, which translates to MTGQVLGAGLRQRHLAMIAMGGAIGAGLFVGSGFGIAAAGPGILVSYALAGFLTVLVMRMLGEMSAARPVTGSFAEHARSALGPWAGLLSGWMYWALLVVSVAAEAVGAAHIVEGWVPAVPGWVWVAVFMSVFTLSNLAGVRHFGELEFWFAGLKIAAIVGFLVLGAVVLAGLLPGQPSPGAAHLTGDGGFLPHGWYGVAVGMVAAVFAFGGLETVTIAAAECDDPARAVRTGVRAVMWRVAVCYLGSMAVIVALVPWNDPAVADGPYAAVMARIGVPGAADVMKAVVLVALLSAMNANIYGSSRMLYALVGRGDAPRALGRRRNGTGVPYAAVLASAAFGFVSVVLSLLWPRTVFPFLLNSIGAAILVVWALIAASHLRLHGPSVRSVVALTGIGGVLLFMLGDEASRIQILTTGAWAAALLVGARIRTVRRARTAPGTDPLPS; encoded by the coding sequence ATGACCGGGCAGGTACTGGGCGCGGGGCTGCGGCAGCGGCATCTGGCCATGATCGCGATGGGCGGGGCCATCGGGGCCGGGCTCTTCGTGGGGTCCGGCTTCGGCATCGCGGCGGCCGGGCCCGGGATCCTCGTCTCGTACGCCCTCGCCGGCTTCCTGACCGTCCTGGTGATGCGGATGCTCGGCGAGATGTCCGCCGCCCGCCCGGTGACCGGCTCCTTCGCGGAGCACGCGCGGTCCGCCCTCGGGCCGTGGGCCGGGCTCCTCTCCGGGTGGATGTACTGGGCGCTGCTCGTCGTCAGTGTCGCCGCCGAGGCCGTCGGCGCGGCGCACATCGTCGAGGGCTGGGTCCCCGCCGTGCCGGGCTGGGTGTGGGTCGCCGTCTTCATGAGTGTGTTCACCCTGAGCAACCTCGCCGGGGTACGGCACTTCGGCGAGCTGGAGTTCTGGTTCGCCGGCCTCAAGATCGCCGCGATCGTCGGCTTCCTCGTCCTCGGCGCGGTCGTGCTGGCCGGTCTGCTGCCGGGGCAGCCCTCACCGGGCGCCGCGCACCTCACCGGCGACGGCGGCTTCCTCCCGCACGGCTGGTACGGCGTCGCCGTCGGCATGGTCGCGGCCGTCTTCGCCTTCGGCGGCCTGGAGACCGTCACCATCGCCGCCGCCGAGTGCGACGACCCGGCCCGCGCGGTCCGCACCGGCGTACGGGCCGTCATGTGGCGGGTCGCCGTCTGCTACCTCGGCTCGATGGCCGTGATCGTCGCCCTCGTCCCGTGGAACGACCCCGCCGTCGCCGACGGGCCGTACGCCGCCGTCATGGCCCGCATCGGCGTCCCCGGTGCCGCCGACGTCATGAAGGCCGTCGTCCTCGTCGCGCTCCTGTCCGCGATGAACGCCAACATCTACGGCTCCTCGCGCATGCTGTACGCCCTCGTCGGGCGCGGCGACGCGCCCCGCGCGCTGGGCCGCCGGCGGAACGGGACGGGAGTCCCGTACGCGGCCGTCCTCGCTTCCGCCGCCTTCGGCTTCGTCTCGGTCGTCCTCAGCCTGCTCTGGCCGCGCACGGTCTTCCCGTTCCTGCTCAACTCCATCGGTGCCGCGATCCTCGTCGTCTGGGCGCTGATCGCCGCCTCCCACCTGCGCCTGCACGGCCCGTCCGTACGGTCGGTGGTGGCCCTCACGGGGATCGGCGGAGTCCTGCTCTTCATGCTGGGCGACGAGGCGAGCCGTATCCAGATCCTCACCACGGGCGCGTGGGCGGCGGCGCTCCTGGTGGGGGCCCGGATCAGGACCGTCAGGCGCGCGCGTACCGCGCCAGGAACAGATCCACTCCCGAGCTGA
- a CDS encoding LysE family transporter: MTAAVVAGLLAGYGIAIPVGAVGAHLVAVAARSPWRTGAGAALGIAAADGLYALLAVLGGAALVPLLAPVATPLRWVSAVVLVILAAHSTRTAVRAYRAGPMSAEAPPPAPRRAFLTFLGITVLNPMTVVYFTALVLGGHSTTGATEASVFVAAAFAASASWQLLLATGGTLLGHLVTGPRGRLTTALASGVLIAALAVGLVM, encoded by the coding sequence GTGACGGCCGCTGTGGTGGCCGGCCTGCTGGCCGGCTACGGCATCGCGATCCCGGTCGGCGCCGTCGGCGCCCACCTCGTGGCGGTCGCGGCGCGTTCGCCCTGGCGTACGGGGGCGGGCGCGGCGCTCGGCATCGCCGCCGCGGACGGGCTGTACGCCCTGCTCGCGGTCCTCGGGGGCGCGGCCCTCGTCCCCCTCCTCGCCCCCGTGGCGACCCCGCTGCGCTGGGTCTCGGCCGTGGTCCTCGTGATCCTGGCGGCCCACTCGACCCGGACGGCCGTCCGCGCGTACCGCGCGGGACCGATGAGCGCCGAGGCCCCGCCCCCGGCTCCCCGGCGCGCGTTCCTCACCTTCCTGGGGATCACGGTCCTCAACCCCATGACGGTCGTCTACTTCACGGCCCTCGTGCTCGGCGGCCACTCCACGACGGGCGCGACGGAGGCATCGGTCTTCGTCGCGGCCGCCTTCGCGGCCTCGGCGAGCTGGCAACTCCTCCTCGCCACCGGCGGCACCCTCCTGGGCCACCTCGTCACGGGCCCCCGAGGCCGCCTGACGACCGCCCTCGCCTCGGGCGTCCTGATCGCGGCCCTGGCGGTGGGGCTCGTGATGTGA
- a CDS encoding DUF2087 domain-containing protein yields MTSHSLRPVADLFSADGRLKAIPRRPARREALLAHLAETLFEADREYREPEVNEALLTVHEDFSALRRYLVIGGFLGRTKDGSAYHRQQQPCSPGGAIPAVA; encoded by the coding sequence ATGACCAGTCATTCCCTCCGCCCCGTCGCGGACCTGTTCTCCGCCGACGGGCGCCTCAAGGCGATCCCGCGCAGGCCCGCGCGCCGAGAGGCGCTCCTCGCGCACCTCGCCGAGACGCTGTTCGAGGCCGACCGTGAGTACCGCGAGCCCGAGGTCAACGAGGCCCTGCTCACCGTGCACGAGGACTTCTCCGCCCTGCGCCGGTATCTCGTGATCGGCGGCTTCCTCGGCCGTACCAAGGACGGCTCGGCCTACCACCGACAGCAGCAGCCCTGCTCCCCCGGAGGCGCGATCCCCGCCGTCGCGTGA
- a CDS encoding dihydrofolate reductase family protein yields MRRVTYSMGMSLDGFIVGPDGGFDWTDPDDEVFRFWIDDIRHVGVHLMGRRLYETMLYWETADQDPTLDEANREWTALWKPLPKVVFSTTLTEVQGNARLLSGGLAEEIERLRAEPGEGDIAIGGATLAAGAAEAGLIDEYQVMVYPVLVGGGIPFFARNERRVDLELVETRTFPSKVVHLRYQVAR; encoded by the coding sequence ATGCGCAGAGTGACCTATTCGATGGGCATGTCGCTCGACGGCTTCATCGTCGGGCCGGACGGCGGTTTCGACTGGACGGACCCCGACGACGAGGTCTTCCGCTTCTGGATCGACGACATTCGGCATGTCGGCGTCCACCTGATGGGGCGCCGGCTGTACGAGACGATGCTGTACTGGGAGACCGCCGACCAGGATCCGACGCTCGACGAGGCCAACCGCGAGTGGACCGCGCTCTGGAAGCCGCTCCCGAAGGTGGTGTTCTCCACCACGCTGACGGAGGTGCAGGGCAATGCCCGCCTGCTCTCCGGTGGCCTGGCGGAGGAGATCGAGCGGTTGCGGGCCGAGCCGGGGGAGGGCGACATCGCGATCGGCGGTGCGACGCTCGCCGCCGGGGCGGCCGAGGCGGGTCTGATCGACGAGTACCAGGTCATGGTCTATCCGGTGCTGGTCGGCGGCGGTATTCCGTTCTTCGCCCGGAACGAGCGCCGGGTGGACCTCGAACTCGTCGAGACCCGCACCTTTCCCTCGAAGGTCGTCCACCTCCGCTACCAAGTGGCGCGCTAG
- a CDS encoding dihydrofolate reductase family protein: MVQLLRVQNFMVSSDGYGTGEGQSPEKPFGHADPGDLFAWAGATASWPMRTDPGGSRGLDDYFTRSYRFGMGAEIMGRNKFGPLRGPWPDEEWKGWWGDEPPFHTPVFVMTHHKRPSFTLSDTTFQFVDDDPATVLAMAREAARGKDVRLGGGPTTIREFLDADLVDTLHVAVSPVRIGAGVRLWESPDELNDRFHHETVPSPSGGVTHHLFWRR, encoded by the coding sequence ATGGTCCAACTGCTGCGGGTGCAGAACTTCATGGTGTCGAGCGACGGCTACGGCACCGGCGAGGGCCAGAGCCCGGAGAAGCCGTTCGGGCACGCGGATCCGGGGGACCTGTTCGCCTGGGCCGGCGCCACGGCGAGCTGGCCGATGCGTACCGACCCCGGGGGAAGCCGCGGCCTCGACGACTACTTCACCCGCTCCTACCGGTTCGGCATGGGCGCCGAGATCATGGGCCGCAACAAGTTCGGACCCCTTCGGGGGCCCTGGCCCGACGAGGAGTGGAAGGGCTGGTGGGGCGACGAACCGCCTTTCCACACGCCGGTGTTCGTCATGACCCACCACAAGCGTCCGTCGTTCACGCTCTCCGACACCACCTTCCAATTCGTCGACGACGACCCGGCGACGGTCCTCGCCATGGCGCGGGAGGCGGCGCGGGGGAAGGACGTCCGGCTCGGCGGCGGTCCCACCACGATCCGGGAATTCCTCGACGCGGACCTCGTCGACACGCTGCACGTGGCCGTCTCGCCGGTGCGGATCGGTGCCGGGGTACGGCTCTGGGAGTCGCCCGACGAGCTGAACGACCGGTTCCACCACGAGACCGTCCCCAGCCCGAGCGGCGGGGTGACGCACCACCTGTTCTGGCGGCGCTGA
- a CDS encoding MFS transporter: MTAEIRTGADTEADTDTTPASTPAPAKSTPRQTPGGPVLALLAAPAAMGVSGPTLALSEAARGLAVSPGAVSWLLTAYGIGMAVGTPLLTAAGGRRGPAGTVRAGAAALVLGAALTLVAPNLPLAVAGRALEAAGAAGLNVAAFQIAGRDGSGRAPGLVAIGSAVGGTTGLFIGAAVAGTLGWRATLALPLLSLLALVPALRLAARTAPRPGPEPRTAATATRRSLPLPLDVLRDPGFRTAAGLMLALSTVNFALLYAAPRRVAALTGWNGVETGAAASIATLVGALLSWQLIRAAPALGMHRMRLLLAAGSLAAAALASFAPWAVVVLIGSATSSLVTAGGQGLLTGAATGRLPEARHGTAIGLFNLAFLIGVATGPAVAEALTAT, translated from the coding sequence ATGACTGCGGAGATCCGTACGGGCGCGGACACGGAAGCAGACACGGACACGACCCCGGCCTCCACCCCCGCCCCCGCGAAGAGCACCCCCCGGCAGACCCCTGGCGGCCCTGTCCTCGCGCTGCTCGCCGCACCCGCCGCGATGGGCGTGTCCGGCCCGACCCTGGCCCTGTCCGAGGCCGCCCGCGGATTAGCCGTCTCCCCCGGGGCGGTGTCCTGGCTGCTGACCGCCTACGGGATCGGCATGGCGGTCGGTACGCCCCTGCTGACCGCGGCCGGCGGGCGGCGCGGCCCCGCCGGGACCGTCCGGGCCGGCGCGGCCGCGCTCGTCCTCGGCGCGGCCCTCACCCTCGTCGCCCCGAACCTGCCGCTGGCCGTCGCCGGCCGCGCTCTGGAAGCGGCGGGCGCGGCCGGCCTCAACGTCGCGGCCTTCCAGATCGCAGGACGGGACGGCTCGGGCCGGGCGCCCGGACTCGTCGCGATCGGCAGCGCGGTCGGCGGCACGACGGGCCTCTTCATCGGCGCGGCCGTCGCCGGGACGCTCGGCTGGCGCGCGACCCTGGCGCTCCCGCTCCTCAGCCTGCTCGCCCTCGTACCGGCCCTGCGCCTCGCGGCCCGCACGGCGCCGCGGCCCGGACCCGAGCCCCGTACCGCCGCCACCGCGACGCGGCGATCCCTCCCGCTCCCCCTCGACGTCCTGCGCGACCCCGGCTTCCGCACCGCTGCCGGGCTCATGCTGGCGCTCTCGACCGTCAACTTCGCCCTGCTGTACGCGGCTCCGCGCCGCGTCGCCGCCCTCACCGGCTGGAACGGCGTGGAGACCGGCGCCGCGGCCTCGATCGCGACCCTCGTGGGCGCCCTGCTGTCCTGGCAGCTGATCCGCGCGGCTCCGGCCCTGGGCATGCACCGGATGCGGCTGCTCCTCGCCGCCGGCTCCCTGGCGGCGGCCGCCCTGGCCTCGTTCGCGCCCTGGGCGGTGGTGGTCCTGATCGGCTCGGCGACCAGCTCGCTCGTGACGGCCGGCGGTCAGGGCCTGCTCACCGGCGCGGCGACCGGGCGGCTCCCGGAGGCGCGGCACGGGACGGCGATCGGGCTGTTCAACCTCGCGTTCCTGATAGGGGTGGCGACGGGCCCGGCCGTGGCGGAGGCGCTGACGGCCACCTGA
- a CDS encoding pirin family protein, which translates to MPTPTTAAAADTSATRTVARVIRPLHTYEGAGFPVRRPFPTEELPLLDPFLMLDQVGPAELGPGEAKGAPAHPHRGFETIEYVLDGAIANTDSRGDSTVVRAGGVQWLTAGSGLVHESLPTPEFLASGGRQHMFQIWVNLPARFKGLPPYSQTAEASELPVATAPDGTTVTVLAGGSHGVIGPFTTRTPVLVAHVRLTPGGRTEFTVPAGHNAAVYAVEGASTVNGEPLPDGHLAVLTRDGDRFTVETAGPGAAADVLVLAGEPIGEPIARSGPFVMNTDAELRQAEEDFARGLMGRMPI; encoded by the coding sequence ATGCCCACACCCACGACCGCCGCCGCCGCGGACACCTCCGCGACACGGACCGTCGCCCGCGTCATCCGCCCCCTGCACACCTACGAAGGCGCCGGATTCCCCGTCCGCCGCCCCTTCCCCACCGAGGAACTCCCCCTCCTCGACCCCTTCCTGATGCTCGATCAGGTCGGTCCGGCCGAGCTCGGACCCGGCGAGGCCAAGGGCGCACCCGCCCACCCCCACCGCGGCTTCGAGACCATCGAGTACGTCCTCGACGGCGCCATCGCGAACACCGACTCCCGCGGCGACAGCACCGTCGTCCGCGCGGGCGGCGTCCAGTGGCTCACCGCCGGGTCCGGGCTCGTCCACGAGTCCCTGCCCACCCCCGAGTTCCTCGCCTCGGGCGGCCGCCAGCACATGTTCCAGATCTGGGTGAACCTGCCCGCCCGCTTCAAGGGCCTCCCGCCCTACAGCCAGACCGCCGAGGCCTCCGAACTCCCTGTGGCCACCGCCCCGGACGGCACCACCGTCACCGTCCTCGCCGGCGGCAGCCACGGTGTGATCGGCCCCTTCACCACCCGTACGCCGGTACTCGTCGCCCACGTCCGCCTCACGCCCGGCGGCCGCACCGAGTTCACCGTCCCCGCCGGCCACAACGCCGCCGTGTACGCCGTGGAGGGTGCCTCCACCGTCAACGGCGAACCGCTGCCCGACGGGCACCTGGCCGTCCTCACCCGGGACGGCGACCGGTTCACCGTGGAGACGGCGGGACCGGGGGCGGCGGCCGACGTGCTGGTCCTCGCGGGCGAGCCCATCGGGGAGCCGATCGCCCGCAGCGGCCCGTTCGTGATGAACACCGATGCCGAACTCCGCCAGGCGGAGGAGGACTTCGCGCGCGGACTCATGGGCCGGATGCCGATATGA
- a CDS encoding NADPH-dependent FMN reductase, protein MTTSAPTSTVLAISGSIRTDSHNTRLLRAAQKFNTGQEIEIYEGLRDIPPYDQDLDTPELRPAVVTELRRRVMEADGLLISTPEFNYSIPGVLKNALDWLSTDWTRTEGLPMHRKPTAILGAAPTNFGTVRAQLALRQVFVWTDNDVVVKPEVHVFRSHERFDAEGNLTDEVTIELLQLLLTNLQAKIDEAKSPQE, encoded by the coding sequence ATGACCACGTCCGCGCCCACCTCCACGGTCCTCGCCATCTCCGGCTCGATCCGCACCGACTCGCACAACACCCGGCTCCTGCGCGCCGCCCAGAAGTTCAACACCGGCCAGGAGATCGAGATCTACGAGGGCCTGCGCGACATCCCGCCGTACGACCAGGACCTCGACACCCCCGAGCTGCGGCCGGCCGTCGTCACCGAGCTCCGCCGCCGCGTCATGGAGGCGGACGGGCTGCTCATCTCCACCCCGGAGTTCAACTACTCCATCCCCGGAGTCCTCAAGAACGCCCTCGACTGGCTGAGCACCGACTGGACCCGCACCGAGGGGCTTCCGATGCACCGCAAGCCCACCGCGATCCTCGGCGCCGCGCCGACCAACTTCGGCACCGTCCGCGCGCAGCTCGCCCTGCGCCAGGTCTTCGTCTGGACGGACAACGACGTCGTGGTGAAGCCGGAGGTGCACGTCTTCCGCTCGCACGAGCGCTTCGACGCCGAGGGCAACCTCACGGACGAGGTCACCATCGAGCTCCTCCAGCTCCTCCTGACCAACCTCCAGGCCAAGATCGACGAGGCGAAGTCGCCCCAGGAGTGA
- a CDS encoding dihydrofolate reductase family protein has protein sequence MRTLITSAFISLDGVVEGPGGEPGYRNSGWTFKDIEFLPEAYEIKGREQKEASAILLGRTSYEAFSPVWPDMEDFADYRTMPKYVVSTTLTEDDLVSNWGETTILRTLDEVAALKETEGGPIIVHGSATLNQALSDAGLIDRYHLLVFPLLLGAGKRLFSATDKDTQKLKLVEHEVYANGLQKQIFDVVR, from the coding sequence ATGCGCACTCTCATCACCTCCGCCTTCATCTCCCTCGACGGCGTCGTGGAGGGCCCGGGCGGCGAGCCCGGCTACCGGAACTCCGGCTGGACCTTCAAGGACATCGAGTTCCTCCCCGAGGCCTACGAGATCAAGGGCCGGGAGCAGAAGGAGGCGAGCGCGATCCTGCTGGGCCGGACCAGCTACGAGGCGTTCAGCCCGGTGTGGCCCGACATGGAGGACTTCGCGGACTACAGGACGATGCCGAAGTACGTCGTCTCCACGACGCTCACCGAGGACGACCTGGTGTCGAACTGGGGCGAGACGACGATCCTGCGCACGCTCGACGAGGTCGCCGCGCTGAAGGAGACCGAGGGCGGCCCGATCATCGTCCACGGCAGCGCCACCCTGAACCAGGCCCTCTCGGACGCCGGCCTGATCGACCGCTACCACCTGCTCGTCTTCCCGCTCCTCCTCGGCGCCGGAAAGCGGCTCTTCAGCGCCACCGACAAGGACACCCAGAAGCTGAAGCTCGTCGAGCACGAGGTCTACGCCAACGGTCTGCAGAAGCAGATCTTCGACGTCGTCCGCTGA
- a CDS encoding TetR/AcrR family transcriptional regulator, translated as MGAETQDAQGATDEYGIPIIPDPADAASRKRQAIIDAALAEFLAEGYSAASMDAITRGSGVSKATIYKHFGSKERLFLAVIGGVLPKTYADLEPSNSTIADAPDLRAALVRLTTDWARILLRPDIMSLRRLVIGEIDRFPQLGQLWYRVSYDMNNGPLVEAFTELHARGSLDAPDPKLAVQQLVAVTVGVPQLVRTFSPDAVIEDAELTRVISSGVDLFLARYARA; from the coding sequence ATGGGAGCCGAAACACAGGACGCCCAGGGCGCCACCGACGAGTACGGCATCCCGATCATCCCGGACCCCGCCGACGCGGCCTCGCGCAAGCGCCAGGCGATCATCGACGCCGCGCTCGCCGAGTTCCTCGCCGAGGGCTACTCGGCGGCGTCGATGGACGCGATCACCCGTGGTTCCGGGGTGTCCAAGGCAACGATCTACAAGCACTTCGGCAGCAAGGAGCGCCTGTTCCTCGCCGTCATCGGAGGCGTCCTGCCGAAGACGTACGCCGATCTGGAGCCGTCCAACTCCACCATCGCCGACGCCCCCGACCTGCGGGCCGCGCTCGTCCGGCTCACGACGGACTGGGCGCGGATCCTGCTGCGGCCCGACATCATGTCGCTGCGGCGGCTGGTGATCGGCGAGATAGACCGTTTCCCGCAGCTCGGGCAGCTCTGGTACCGGGTGAGCTACGACATGAACAACGGCCCGCTCGTCGAGGCGTTCACCGAGCTGCACGCGCGCGGCTCCCTGGACGCGCCGGACCCGAAGCTCGCCGTGCAGCAGCTCGTGGCGGTGACGGTGGGGGTGCCGCAGCTCGTGCGGACGTTCTCGCCCGACGCGGTGATCGAGGACGCGGAGCTGACGCGGGTGATCAGCTCGGGAGTGGATCTGTTCCTGGCGCGGTACGCGCGCGCCTGA